The DNA sequence GATCGTCGAATCGCAGCTGGGGGTGGACGCATGAGCGACCAGAAGCCGCAGAGGGCACGGCGCCAGCGCGGAGGCGCGCCGGCAGCCCCCGTCGTCGAGCGCGAGCTCTCCGACGAGGAGAAGTACGAGGCGGAACTCGCCGAGAAGGCGAGGCAGGACGGCGGCGGCTGGGACAGCGTCGCGCCCGGGAAGGCCGACAACTTCGGTCGGAGCTTCAGCCGGATGATCGGCCTGCTCAAGCCGTCGGCCGTGTGGTTCGTGTTCGTGTCGATCCTCGGCGCCATCGGCGTGGTTCTCACGGTCGCAGCGCCGAAGGTGCTCGCGGAGGCGACGAACCTCATCTACACGGGCTTCATCGCCAACCAGCTGGGACAGTCGCAGGGCGACTTCCCGGGTTTCCCCGTGGGGACGCCGAAGGCCGAGGTCGTGGAGCAGCTGCGCGCCGCCGGTCAGGACGACTACGCGAACCAGGTGTCGGCGCTCCACGACTTCCAGGTCGGATCCGGCATCGACTTCGACGCGCTGCGCTGGATCATCGCCGCCGTGCTGGCGATCTACATCGTGGCGGCGTTCCTCAGCTGGGTCCAGGGCTACGTCATCAACGTGATCATGGTCCGTACCATGTGGCGGCTGCGCGAGCGCGTCGAGGCGAAGATCAACCGGCTGCCGCTGTCGTATTTCGACAAGGTGCAGCGCGGCGACCTGATCTCGCGCGTGACGAACGACATCGACAACATCACCCAGACCATGCAGCAATCGCTGTCCGGTGCGCTCACCGCGGTGCTCACCGTGGTCGGAGTGCTCGTGCTGATGTTCTCGATCTCCTGGCAGCTCGCGCTCGTCGCCCTCGTGGCACTGCCTCTCATGGGCGTGATCTTCGGCGTGATCGGCCCGCGTTCGCAGAAGGCCTTCGGCACCCAGTGGCGCAAGGTCGGTCGTCTCAACGCGCGCGTCGAGGAGTCGTTCTCGGGGCACGCTCTCGTCAAGGTCTTCGGCCGGGAGCAGGACGCGCTGCAGAAGTTCAAGGACGAGAACGAGGAGCTGTTCCAGGCGAGCTTCAAGGCACAGTTCCTGTCCGGCATCATCATGCCGGCCATGACGTTCGTCGGCAGCCTCACGTATGTCGGGATCGCGGTGCTCGGCGGCCTCATGGTCGCGAGCGGTCAGCTCCGCATCGGCGACGTCCAGGCGTTCATCCAGTACTCGCAGCAGTTCACTCAGCCGCTCTCCGAGCTCGGCGGCATGGCCGCGGTCGTGCAGTCCGGCACCGCGTCGGCCGAGCGGGTGTTCGAGCTGCTCGACGCCGACGAGCAGGAGGCGGATGCGAAGGACGCGCCGCCGTTCGAGGAGGGCAAGGGCGTCATCGAGTTCGAGAACGTGCAGTTCTCCTACACGCCGGAACGTCCGCTCATCACCGACCTGTCCTTCCGGGTCGAGCCGGGGCAGACGGTCGCGATCGTCGGTCCGACCGGTGCCGGGAAGACCACGCTCGTGAACCTCATCATGCGGTTCTACGAACTCAGCGGCGGTCGGATCACGCTCGACGGCCAGGACATCTCGGAGATCACCCGCGACGAACTGCGGTCGCGCACCGGCATGGTGCTCCAGGACCCGTGGCTGTTCGCCGGCACGATCCGCGAGAACATCCGGTACGGTCGCTCCACGGCGACCGACGAGGAAGTGCTCGAGGCCGCGAAGGCGACCTACGTCGACCGGTTCGTCCACGCTCTCCCCGAGGGGTACGACACCGTGCTCGACGAGGACGCCTCGAACGTCTCCGCCGGTGAGCGTCAGCTGATCACGATCGCCCGCGCATTCGTCGCCCAGCCGTCGATCCTCATCCTCGACGAAGCCACGTCCGCGGTCGACACCCGCACCGAGCTGCTGCTGCAGAACGCGATGGCGGCGCTGCGTCAGGGGCGCACGTCGTTCGTGATCGCGCACCGGCTGTCGACGATCCGCGACGCCGACCTCATCCTCGTGATGGAGCATGGCGACATCGTCGAGAAGGGCACGCACGACGAGCTCATCGCCGCGCAGGGCGCCTACTGGCGTCTGTATCAGTCGCAGTTCGAGCAGGCGGCGACCGACATCGACGCCGAAGACGCTCTCACCGGCTCGACGCCCCTGGTCGTCAGCGGCGAAGCCGAGGAGATCGCCGCCGCGCAGGTGGGCGCCTCGGTGGGAGCGCAGCAACCCGTCGCCGAGGCTGCGGCAGCCAAGGCAGTCGTCGAGCGCCCGGACGGCGAGTCACCGGCCTGACTCCGTTCTCACGGGAGCTGACTCCGCACAGACGAGAGCGCCGTGTCCCTTCGGGGCGCGGCGCTCTCGTCTGTGCGGGTGGTCACCAGGCCGCTCGCGCGCCCCGCTGAGTCGACACCGACCTCGCTATTCCCGTGGAACTCCCGCAGCAGGTGCCAAGGGAACGGGCGCGCGGCCGACCCGTCAGCGCTGGGCTTCGCTGATGCCGAACAGCTCGAAGGGGTGCGTGAGCCGCCACCACGGATCCGGTCCCTCGACATCGGCGTCGAGGGCGAGCGGCGTGACGACCGAGTCGAGCGGACCCGCCACCAGCAGCGTCCCGACCTCGTCGCCGTCGTCGCGGTGGTCGCCGAGGTCGAACGTGGGGGTGCTCTGCGCTCCCGCGCCGTTCCACAGCACGACGTCGGAGTCCGCAGCGGTGACGATGTCGATCGTCGTGCCCCACAGCGTCGTGACGGTGCCGACGACCGTCTCCTTGGCGACGGCGGGCTCCTGCGAGGTCAGCGCGGCCTCGACCTGCGCGAAGAGCGCCCGCGTCTCCGACAGGCGCTGCTCGTCGTCGGCCTGTCCGAGCACCGCGGCGTACAGGTGCACCGTCGTGTCGTCTACCGTGATGTCCTTGGCCGTCAGCAGGTTCCAGCTCTCGCCGAGGGTTCCCGTCTTCACGCCGACGACGCCGGCATCCGCGAGCATCCCGTTCGTGTTCACGACCGTGCCCGCTCCGGGTAGGTCGACCGAGGTCGTGCTGACGATGCTCGCGAACACCGGGTTCTGCATCGCGCGCTCCGCGAGGGCGACGAGCGCCTCGGGCGTCGCGGTGTTGCGGTCGTCGAAGCCCGAGGGGGTCACGACGGTGATGCCGTCGAGGCCGCGGTCGCGCAGCCACACCTGCGCGGCGGAGGCGAAGGCGGCCTCCGTCCCCCAGATCTCGCGGGCCAGCCGGTCGATGTAGTTGTTGGCCGACCCCATGAGCGTGCCCTGCAGCAGCTGATACTCGGTGAGCGTGCCGCCGACGGGCACATCGAGCGACGACTGATCGGAGCGTCGGTACTGCCAGTAGGCGAGGTTGTCGGCGCGGGTGAACGCGAACTCCGGACCCTGTTCGCCGGGCTGCAGCGGCATCCTGTCGAGCACCATGAGGCTCGACACGACCTTGGTCACGCTCGCGATCGCGGCAGGGTCCAGCGTCGACGCCGTCGTGTTGATGCCGCCGACTCCCACGGCCGCGCTTCCCTGCGCGGGCCAGAGGATGCCGGCGGCCGGCGCGGCCGTCGACGCGAACTCCGCGGCCCGCACCGTGGGCGGGACCTCGTGCAGAGGCCAGAGCATCGTGGCTCCCGCATACGTGCCGACGAGCCCGACGAGCACGCCGATCGGCACGAGCACGCCGGCCGAGGCGGCCCGGGAACGGAGGCGGGCCCCGCGCATGATCGTGCTGGCGGGGTCAGGATCGTCATCCCCGCTGAGCGAAGGCACCGCGGTCGACTCCTCCACGGCTGTCGCGTCGACCCAGGTGAGCGCGGTGGCGCCCGTGCCGTCCTCGGCCCAGCGCGCTTCTGGGGCCCCGTCGACGTCTCGCATGCCGAGCTCGTCCAGGCCGTCGCGCTCCGCCGCAGGGGCGGGGCGCGTCAACGCAGGGGTCGCCTCGCGCGTGGTCGCGGACGGTGCGACGGAGGTGGCCTCGGCGGAGTCTGGAGCGGTCACCCCCTCACGGTAACCGAATCACCGCCGAGATCCGTGGTGCGTCGGGCGGAGGCGACACAAGTGTCGGGTGACTGGGTAAGATCGTCAGCACAACCACGGGAGTCCGGCGAGCCGGGCTGAGAGGGAGCGAATCGCGCTTCGACCGTCGAACCTGATCTGGGTCATGCCAGCGCAGGGAGGAGCATTCAATGAGCACATCCACGTCCGGATCCACCACCGGATCCGCCACCGCCACCGCGTCCGCGAAGGGGCTCGGCCGCCCGGAGCTCTGGCGCTGGCGGGTCGTCGACATCGTCGTCGCCAGCGTCATCGCCGTCGCCTGCGCGCTGATCTTCCTGCTGTGGAACGTGGGATACGAGGTCCCCAGCAGTCTCCTGAAGCCGCTGCTGCCCGGCGTGCAGGGCCTGCTCGCCGGCCCATGGCTGATCGCCGGCGTCCTCGGCGGGCTCATCATCCGCAAGCCGGGCGCAGCCCTGTACACCGAGCTCGTCGCCGCCGTCATCTCCGCTCTCGTCGGCAACGCGTGGGGCCCGCTCACGATCGTCTCCGGCATCGTGCAGGGTCTGGGCGCCGAGCTGGTCCTCCTCGTCTTCCTCTACGGTGTGTGGCGTCTGCCGGTCGCGATGCTCGCCGGGGCCGGTGCAGGTCTGGCATGCGGCATCAACGACCGCATCCTCTGGTACGCGGGCGCCGACACCCTGTTCA is a window from the Microbacterium sp. LWO14-1.2 genome containing:
- a CDS encoding D-alanyl-D-alanine carboxypeptidase gives rise to the protein MTAPDSAEATSVAPSATTREATPALTRPAPAAERDGLDELGMRDVDGAPEARWAEDGTGATALTWVDATAVEESTAVPSLSGDDDPDPASTIMRGARLRSRAASAGVLVPIGVLVGLVGTYAGATMLWPLHEVPPTVRAAEFASTAAPAAGILWPAQGSAAVGVGGINTTASTLDPAAIASVTKVVSSLMVLDRMPLQPGEQGPEFAFTRADNLAYWQYRRSDQSSLDVPVGGTLTEYQLLQGTLMGSANNYIDRLAREIWGTEAAFASAAQVWLRDRGLDGITVVTPSGFDDRNTATPEALVALAERAMQNPVFASIVSTTSVDLPGAGTVVNTNGMLADAGVVGVKTGTLGESWNLLTAKDITVDDTTVHLYAAVLGQADDEQRLSETRALFAQVEAALTSQEPAVAKETVVGTVTTLWGTTIDIVTAADSDVVLWNGAGAQSTPTFDLGDHRDDGDEVGTLLVAGPLDSVVTPLALDADVEGPDPWWRLTHPFELFGISEAQR
- a CDS encoding ABC transporter ATP-binding protein; translated protein: MSDQKPQRARRQRGGAPAAPVVERELSDEEKYEAELAEKARQDGGGWDSVAPGKADNFGRSFSRMIGLLKPSAVWFVFVSILGAIGVVLTVAAPKVLAEATNLIYTGFIANQLGQSQGDFPGFPVGTPKAEVVEQLRAAGQDDYANQVSALHDFQVGSGIDFDALRWIIAAVLAIYIVAAFLSWVQGYVINVIMVRTMWRLRERVEAKINRLPLSYFDKVQRGDLISRVTNDIDNITQTMQQSLSGALTAVLTVVGVLVLMFSISWQLALVALVALPLMGVIFGVIGPRSQKAFGTQWRKVGRLNARVEESFSGHALVKVFGREQDALQKFKDENEELFQASFKAQFLSGIIMPAMTFVGSLTYVGIAVLGGLMVASGQLRIGDVQAFIQYSQQFTQPLSELGGMAAVVQSGTASAERVFELLDADEQEADAKDAPPFEEGKGVIEFENVQFSYTPERPLITDLSFRVEPGQTVAIVGPTGAGKTTLVNLIMRFYELSGGRITLDGQDISEITRDELRSRTGMVLQDPWLFAGTIRENIRYGRSTATDEEVLEAAKATYVDRFVHALPEGYDTVLDEDASNVSAGERQLITIARAFVAQPSILILDEATSAVDTRTELLLQNAMAALRQGRTSFVIAHRLSTIRDADLILVMEHGDIVEKGTHDELIAAQGAYWRLYQSQFEQAATDIDAEDALTGSTPLVVSGEAEEIAAAQVGASVGAQQPVAEAAAAKAVVERPDGESPA
- a CDS encoding ECF transporter S component; amino-acid sequence: MSTSTSGSTTGSATATASAKGLGRPELWRWRVVDIVVASVIAVACALIFLLWNVGYEVPSSLLKPLLPGVQGLLAGPWLIAGVLGGLIIRKPGAALYTELVAAVISALVGNAWGPLTIVSGIVQGLGAELVLLVFLYGVWRLPVAMLAGAGAGLACGINDRILWYAGADTLFTVVYIVSTTISGAVIAGLGGWLIARGLAATGALGRFAAGREVTARV